One stretch of Pieris brassicae chromosome 8, ilPieBrab1.1, whole genome shotgun sequence DNA includes these proteins:
- the LOC123713813 gene encoding juvenile hormone esterase-like, with translation MVEVTIEQGKLEGVKVKTVTGDCEYYSFKGIPYGEPPIGKLRFLEAQPIKSWTGTRKATEHGPICPQFDIFANEKKAGNEDCLYLNVYSPDISPKTPLPVMVFIHGGGLKCGSGNDDHYGADFLVSHGVILVTINYRLDVFGFLCLDTKKVPGNAGFKDQVLALKWVKQNIGTFGGDPNNITLFGESAGGLSTSLHVLSPLSKGLFQRAIVMSGSPFCEWGLSFEPRRRAFVLGKQLGFETEDPDKLLEFLQSVPVEGLENTTPFILISEQQSDYTKFYHFTAVVEKQLGQAAFISKDPEEILKSGKFNDIDVIIGYTSNEMIITLIDPNIIPKYKLYDELYLPRKILYNSTPSKILQIADKIKKHYGIPNAEGNMLVQRTVKFLSESIMTYHIQKLLTLLANSRRIKTYFYQFSSQSERNVIGNLGKKFGIAGTSHIDDLMYLFNTNIYKNPLIKGTKSYNMTHQFCTLFTNFAKYGNPTPDGSMGVTWPEYDTKNKGYLDIDEELSCGTALHEDVIQFWQEIYTLAGVPY, from the exons ATGGTCGAAGTTACAATAGAGCAGGGAAAATTGGAGGGAGTCAAAGTGAAAACTGTCACAGGCGACTGCGAATATTACAGTTTTAAGGGGATTCCATATGGAGAGCCTCCAATTGGAAAATTAAGGTTTTtg GAAGCCCAACCTATAAAATCATGGACTGGAACCAGAAAAGCCACAGAACACGGACCGATTTGTCCACAATTTGACATTTTTGCAAATGAGAAAAAAGCTGGGAATGAAGATTGTCTTTATCTCAACGTTTACTCGCCAGATATTTCACCAAAGACTCCTCTTCCCGTGATGGTATTTATACATGGAGGGGGATTAAAATGTGGTTCAGGAAACGACGACCACTATGGAGCCGACTTTCTAGTTAGTCACGGTGTTATCTTAGTAACCATAAACTATAGATTGGATGTCTTTGGTTTTCTATGCCTGGATACAAAAAAGGTTCCTGGAAATGCTGGATTTAAAGATCAAGTCTTAGCATTAAAATGGGTTAAACAGAATATTGGGACATTTGGAGGGGATCCCAATAACATCACACTTTTCGGTGAAAGTGCTGGTGGACTTTCCACTTCTTTACATGTTCTGTCTCCGCTATCTAAAGGTCTCTTTCAAAGAGCTATCGTAATGAGTGGTTCTCCATTTTGTGAGTGGGGCCTATCATTTGAACCAAGAAGAAGAGCATTTGTGCTTGGCAAACAATTGGGATTTGAGACCGAAGATCCAGATAAACTATTAGAGTTTCTTCAAAGTGTTCCAGTTGAAGGTTTGGAAAACACAACCCCATTCATCCTAATATCTGAACAACAAAGCGACTATACTAAATTCTATCACTTTACTGCAGTTGTGGAAAAGCAATTAGGTCAAGCGGCATTTATATCTAAAGACCCAGaagaaattcttaaaagtgGGAAGTTCAATGATATAGACGTTATAATAGGATACACTAGCAACGAGATGATAATTACCTTAATAGACCCAAATATTATAcccaaatataaattgtatgatGAACTGTACTTACCTCGAAAAATTTTGTACAATTCTACGCCGTCGAAAATCTTGCAGATCGccgataaaattaaaaagcactACGGTATACCGAACGCTGAAGGAAACATGCTAGTTCAGAGGACTGTTAAATTTTTGTCGGAATCGATTATGACATATCATATTCAGAAATTATTGACACTGTTGGCTAATTCAAGGagaattaaaacatatttttatcaattttcgTCGCAATCCGAGAGAAATGTCATTGGAAATCTGGGCAAGAAATTTGGAATTGCAGGCACATCTCATATTGACGATctgatgtatttatttaacacaaatatatacaaaaatcctTTAATCAAAGGAACTAAAAGCTACAATATGACTCATCAGTTCTGTACCTTATTTACGAACTTCGCTAAATATGG aAATCCCACACCTGACGGCTCGATGGGTGTTACATGGCCCGAATACGACACGAAAAATAAGGGTTACTTGGATATCGATGAGGAACTGTCATGTGGTACAGCTCTTCACGAAGATGTTATTCAATTTTGGCAAGAAATATATACCTTAGCTGGGGTTCCTTATTAA
- the LOC123713817 gene encoding extensin-like, producing MKCVIVLCLIGSSLAELPRFTPARFRFQRQEIAPTTTDTPTESTTDVTAPYPPSGWRPSGEPFTLPDQTDATPTDTYGPPAPYPPSGWKPAGQAFTLPQEQTTSTPDSTYGPPGAPYPPSGWKPSGEPFALPQETTPDNSYGPPDNTYGPPEANTEKLDGPLEVQRSIGTYYVLLPNGQLQRVEFLTENDIQNMKYTARLELRDRAPLYVFGP from the coding sequence ATGAAGTGCGTGATCGTGTTGTGTTTGATCGGGAGTTCCTTGGCTGAGCTGCCTCGTTTTACGCCAGCGAGGTTCAGGTTCCAGCGCCAAGAAATAGCTCCGACGACAACGGATACACCCACTGAATCCACGACAGACGTGACCGCACCCTACCCACCATCTGGTTGGAGACCATCGGGAGAACCTTTCACGCTTCCAGATCAGACCGATGCCACTCCGACTGATACATACGGCCCTCCTGCTCCATATCCACCTTCAGGATGGAAGCCAGCGGGACAGGCTTTCACACTACCTCAAGAGCAGACTACAAGTACACCTGATAGCACTTACGGGCCTCCGGGTGCACCCTATCCACCATCAGGGTGGAAACCATCAGGGGAGCCCTTCGCTTTGCCTCAAGAAACCACACCTGACAACAGTTACGGCCCACCGGACAATACTTATGGCCCTCCTGAAGCCAATACCGAAAAGTTGGACGGACCATTAGAAGTGCAAAGAAGCATTGGTACATACTATGTATTACTTCCGAACGGTCAACTGCAGCGTGTGGAATTTCTCACAGAGAACGACATTCAGAATATGAAATACACGGCAAGGTTGGAACTTCGTGATCGTGCGCCGCTTTACGTCTTCGGCccttaa